One region of Syntrophobacter fumaroxidans MPOB genomic DNA includes:
- the ppdK gene encoding pyruvate, phosphate dikinase, whose product MASKYVYLFGGGKADGNAQMKHLLGGKGANLAEMANLGIPVPPGFTITTEVCTYYYEHGAVYPPDLTSQVEEALHWLEQNMGRKFGDPERPLLVSVRSGAAISMPGMMDTVLNLGLNDQTVQGLILETQDERFAYDCYRRFIAMYGDVILGLKPEHKDERDPFEEIIDELKEKRKVEFDSELPASDLKELVERYKGLIRVRKKVEFRQNPMDQLWGAISAVFNSWNNPRAVAYRELNEIPADMGTAVTVQAMVFGNMGEDCGTGVAFTRNPATGENVFYGEYLINAQGEDVVAGIRTPLPINKQQKTDPNSLSLEETMSEVYGELERVRSTLDRHYRDMQDIEFTIQKDKLWMLQTRSGKRTGFASFKIAVDMVREGILSKEEALMRVTADHLNQLLRPTFDPKAKAEAVRDGTLLAKGLNAGPGAATGRVVFSAQDAEKWARQGEVVILVRIETSPEDIRGMNASRGILTARGGMTSHAALVARQMGKVCVVGCSDLEVDYQKRRMIVGDRVIREGNYVSLDGTTGEVYLGQIPTRPSEILRVIIDKSLSPKKSEIYQDYMALLGWADEYRRLGVYANADQANQAEEAVAFGAEGIGLTRTEHMFFEGERIDAVREMILAQDLAGREQALAKLLPMQKEDFKGLFRIMREKPVTIRTLDPPLHEFLPHTEREIHSLAAKLGMGEDLLKAKVDTLEEVNPMLGHRGCRLGIVYPEITAMQARAIIEAACEVKQEGIDVHPEIMIPLVGHVAELENQRRVVERTAEEVMSRYGVKVNYRVGTMIEVPRGALTADQIAEVADFFSFGTNDLTQMVFGISRDDSGKFLPAYVEAKVWEHDPFHRLDQVGVGGLMDIAVKKGRSTKPDLKIGICGEHGGEATSIDFCHRVGLDYVSCSPYRVAAARLSAAQAAIRETRAKARTDEKEVRNSRKGSASASTRKR is encoded by the coding sequence ATGGCATCGAAATATGTCTACCTGTTCGGGGGAGGGAAAGCGGACGGAAACGCTCAAATGAAGCATCTGCTGGGAGGCAAGGGCGCCAACCTGGCTGAAATGGCCAACCTCGGGATCCCGGTGCCGCCCGGTTTCACCATTACCACTGAGGTGTGTACGTACTACTACGAGCATGGGGCGGTCTACCCCCCCGATCTGACTTCTCAGGTCGAAGAAGCGCTCCACTGGCTGGAACAGAACATGGGCCGGAAATTCGGCGATCCTGAAAGGCCGCTCCTCGTGTCCGTGCGATCCGGCGCCGCGATCAGCATGCCCGGAATGATGGATACCGTGCTGAACCTGGGGCTCAACGATCAGACCGTCCAGGGTTTGATCCTTGAAACCCAGGACGAGCGTTTCGCCTATGACTGCTATCGTCGTTTCATCGCCATGTACGGTGACGTCATCCTTGGGCTCAAGCCCGAACATAAAGATGAACGCGACCCGTTCGAAGAAATCATCGATGAGTTGAAGGAGAAGAGGAAAGTCGAGTTCGACAGCGAGCTCCCCGCCTCCGATCTGAAGGAACTGGTGGAGCGGTACAAGGGGCTGATTCGAGTGCGCAAGAAAGTCGAGTTCCGCCAGAACCCGATGGATCAGCTCTGGGGAGCGATCAGCGCCGTCTTCAATTCCTGGAACAACCCTCGGGCCGTTGCCTACCGGGAGCTCAACGAGATTCCGGCGGACATGGGAACGGCGGTTACGGTCCAGGCAATGGTGTTCGGCAACATGGGGGAAGACTGCGGTACCGGAGTGGCGTTCACCCGGAACCCGGCAACCGGCGAGAACGTGTTTTATGGAGAATACCTGATCAACGCGCAGGGCGAGGATGTCGTTGCCGGCATCAGGACGCCTCTGCCCATCAACAAGCAGCAGAAAACGGACCCCAACAGCCTGTCCCTCGAGGAGACGATGTCGGAAGTCTACGGGGAACTGGAGCGCGTCCGTTCCACCCTCGACCGGCACTACCGGGACATGCAGGACATCGAGTTCACCATCCAGAAGGACAAGCTCTGGATGCTGCAGACCCGGTCCGGCAAACGCACCGGTTTTGCTTCCTTCAAAATCGCGGTGGACATGGTCCGTGAAGGAATCCTCAGCAAGGAAGAGGCGCTCATGCGCGTGACCGCGGACCATCTGAACCAGTTGCTGCGGCCCACTTTCGATCCCAAGGCCAAGGCCGAGGCGGTGAGGGACGGAACGCTCCTCGCCAAGGGATTGAATGCGGGACCGGGAGCGGCCACGGGGCGGGTGGTTTTCAGCGCTCAGGATGCCGAAAAGTGGGCGAGACAGGGAGAAGTGGTCATCCTGGTGCGGATCGAGACCTCTCCCGAGGACATTCGGGGGATGAACGCCTCGCGGGGCATACTCACCGCGCGGGGCGGCATGACGTCGCACGCGGCCCTGGTCGCCAGGCAGATGGGCAAGGTGTGCGTGGTCGGCTGCAGCGACCTCGAAGTCGACTACCAGAAGCGCAGAATGATTGTAGGCGACCGGGTCATCCGCGAGGGGAACTATGTGTCCCTGGACGGGACGACGGGGGAGGTGTATCTCGGCCAGATACCGACCAGGCCGTCGGAAATCCTGCGGGTCATCATCGACAAGAGTCTGTCGCCAAAGAAATCGGAGATTTACCAGGACTACATGGCGCTGCTGGGCTGGGCGGACGAATACCGTCGGCTCGGGGTTTACGCCAACGCGGATCAGGCGAACCAGGCCGAGGAGGCGGTTGCCTTCGGGGCCGAGGGGATCGGACTGACCCGGACCGAGCACATGTTTTTCGAGGGCGAGCGAATCGATGCCGTCCGCGAAATGATCCTCGCGCAGGATCTGGCGGGCCGGGAGCAAGCGCTGGCCAAGCTTCTGCCCATGCAGAAGGAGGATTTCAAAGGCTTGTTCAGGATCATGCGGGAAAAACCGGTCACGATTCGGACTCTGGATCCTCCGTTGCACGAATTCCTGCCGCACACGGAAAGGGAGATCCACTCTCTGGCCGCCAAGCTTGGGATGGGTGAGGACTTGCTGAAAGCCAAGGTCGACACCCTCGAGGAGGTCAATCCGATGCTCGGCCACAGGGGCTGCAGGCTCGGCATTGTGTATCCGGAGATTACGGCCATGCAGGCCAGGGCGATCATCGAAGCGGCATGCGAGGTCAAGCAGGAGGGGATTGACGTCCATCCGGAAATCATGATTCCGCTGGTTGGGCACGTGGCGGAACTGGAGAATCAGCGAAGAGTGGTTGAAAGGACCGCCGAGGAGGTCATGAGCCGGTACGGCGTGAAGGTCAACTACCGCGTGGGGACCATGATCGAAGTTCCCCGCGGTGCCCTGACGGCGGACCAGATCGCTGAAGTGGCCGACTTTTTCTCCTTCGGCACCAACGATCTCACCCAGATGGTGTTCGGCATCAGCCGGGACGATTCCGGCAAATTCCTTCCGGCCTATGTGGAAGCCAAGGTCTGGGAGCACGATCCTTTCCATCGCCTGGACCAGGTGGGGGTTGGAGGGTTGATGGACATTGCGGTCAAGAAGGGCCGTTCCACCAAGCCGGATCTCAAGATCGGCATCTGCGGAGAACACGGCGGAGAGGCCACTTCGATCGACTTCTGTCACCGGGTCGGCCTGGACTACGTGAGTTGCTCGCCCTATCGGGTGGCCGCGGCAAGGCTCTCCGCCGCGCAGGCCGCCATCAGGGAAACCCGGGCCAAGGCCAGGACCGATGAAAAGGAGGTCCGGAATTCCAGGAAGGGAAGTGCTTCGGCGTCGACCCGAAAACGATAG
- a CDS encoding dihydropteroate synthase has translation MKLIGENLNIMSAVYGKALKEKNAKPLQELAIQQAELGMDWIDLNIGPAGKTGEELMAWLVPVIHEVVDLPLALDTSNIKAIAAGLKAHKKGRPLINSIMVRPERMEALLPLAAEYDAEFVGLLWGPEGMPRDENERGALCAEIVFKATGEFGINPERIYVDPIQTPVNVQQQQILSVLEFMKMFPEIAPGCRSTIGLSNVSNGPPDHLRPILNQVMVILLKRYGLYSAIVDCFDTKLHEVARGKRPDLEALVHKVEDGQPIDTKALTPEEVEYVKTAKVILGHQLYSDSWLEV, from the coding sequence ATGAAGCTCATCGGTGAAAACCTGAACATTATGAGCGCGGTATACGGAAAGGCGTTGAAGGAGAAGAATGCCAAGCCTCTTCAGGAACTGGCGATACAGCAGGCCGAGCTGGGAATGGACTGGATCGACCTCAACATCGGCCCCGCCGGAAAAACCGGAGAAGAACTGATGGCCTGGCTCGTTCCGGTGATCCATGAGGTGGTGGACCTTCCGCTGGCCCTGGACACGTCGAACATCAAGGCCATCGCGGCCGGCCTGAAAGCACACAAGAAAGGCCGCCCTTTGATCAATTCCATCATGGTGAGGCCGGAACGCATGGAAGCGTTGCTCCCGCTGGCCGCGGAATACGACGCCGAATTCGTGGGACTGCTCTGGGGTCCCGAGGGCATGCCCAGGGACGAGAATGAAAGGGGTGCCCTGTGCGCGGAAATCGTGTTCAAGGCGACCGGTGAGTTCGGCATCAATCCCGAGCGCATCTACGTCGATCCGATTCAGACGCCGGTCAACGTGCAGCAGCAGCAGATCCTGAGCGTGCTGGAGTTCATGAAGATGTTCCCGGAAATCGCGCCGGGATGCCGCAGCACGATCGGTCTGTCCAACGTGTCCAACGGCCCTCCGGATCACCTGCGCCCCATTTTGAACCAGGTCATGGTGATTCTGCTCAAACGCTACGGATTGTATTCGGCCATTGTGGACTGCTTTGACACAAAGCTGCACGAGGTCGCGCGCGGCAAGCGCCCGGACCTGGAAGCGCTGGTTCACAAGGTGGAAGACGGCCAGCCGATCGACACGAAGGCGCTCACGCCTGAAGAAGTCGAGTACGTCAAGACCGCCAAAGTCATTCTGGGCCACCAGCTCTATTCCGACTCCTGGCTGGAGGTCTGA
- the acsC gene encoding acetyl-CoA decarbonylase/synthase complex subunit gamma, with the protein MALTGIQIFKLLPKTNCGECGVPTCLAFAMNLASGKAELEKCPYVSEEAKETLASESAPPIRPLTIGTGDYAVKLGGETVMFRHEKTFVNPPGFAAVVGTDEDDASVSGKIERFRQCQFDRVGLKLRPELFAVRDAGGDAGKFQGLAKKISDETGGSLILMSGNVDALKAAAGALKEKKPLIYAADASNVDALGALAKEVACPLAVKGDGSLESVIALTEKLSGMGIKDLVIDTGSRELKKVFEEQILIRRSALKNRFRPLGYPTMIVANEMAGDLMEETVIAAAFVAKYGALMVMSDFQPHSVFPLLLERLNIYTDPQRPMTAEQGIYPINNPDENSPVLVTCNFSLTYFIVSGEIESSRVPSWLCVQDTEGLSVMTAWAAGKFSGESVGTFINKCGIKDKVKHKSIIIPGYAAGISGELEEELGGWNVVVGPREASQISKFLRAFKPQ; encoded by the coding sequence ATGGCTTTGACAGGTATTCAAATCTTTAAACTGCTCCCCAAGACCAACTGCGGCGAGTGTGGAGTACCGACATGCCTGGCGTTTGCGATGAACCTGGCTTCAGGCAAGGCGGAGTTGGAAAAATGCCCTTACGTTTCCGAGGAAGCCAAGGAGACTTTGGCTTCCGAGTCCGCTCCCCCCATACGTCCTCTGACCATCGGCACCGGGGATTACGCTGTGAAGCTGGGCGGCGAGACGGTCATGTTCCGCCATGAGAAGACCTTCGTGAATCCTCCCGGGTTTGCGGCCGTGGTCGGCACGGACGAGGATGACGCATCGGTTTCCGGGAAGATCGAGCGGTTCCGGCAGTGTCAGTTCGATCGAGTGGGGCTGAAGCTGAGGCCCGAGCTTTTTGCGGTCAGAGATGCAGGCGGGGACGCCGGGAAGTTCCAGGGCCTGGCGAAAAAGATTTCCGACGAGACCGGCGGCAGCCTCATTCTGATGTCCGGGAATGTCGATGCCCTCAAAGCCGCCGCCGGCGCGTTGAAGGAAAAGAAACCGCTGATCTACGCGGCCGATGCTTCCAATGTTGATGCGCTGGGGGCCCTGGCCAAGGAGGTTGCCTGCCCCCTGGCGGTCAAGGGAGACGGAAGTCTCGAGAGCGTGATCGCGCTCACGGAGAAGCTTTCCGGTATGGGCATCAAAGACCTCGTGATCGATACGGGCAGCCGCGAGTTGAAGAAGGTTTTCGAGGAGCAGATCCTGATTCGCCGTTCGGCGTTGAAGAATCGTTTCCGTCCTCTGGGTTATCCGACCATGATCGTGGCCAACGAGATGGCCGGGGATCTGATGGAAGAGACGGTGATCGCGGCCGCTTTCGTGGCCAAGTACGGGGCGCTCATGGTGATGAGCGATTTCCAGCCGCACAGCGTCTTCCCGCTGCTGCTTGAAAGGCTCAATATCTACACCGATCCGCAGCGGCCCATGACGGCCGAGCAGGGAATCTACCCGATCAACAACCCGGACGAAAACTCTCCGGTCCTGGTCACGTGCAATTTCTCCCTGACCTACTTCATCGTCTCCGGAGAAATCGAATCCAGCCGGGTGCCTTCCTGGCTGTGCGTGCAGGACACCGAGGGACTGTCGGTCATGACCGCGTGGGCGGCGGGCAAGTTCTCGGGTGAGAGTGTCGGGACGTTCATCAACAAGTGCGGCATAAAGGACAAGGTCAAGCACAAGAGTATCATCATCCCGGGCTACGCGGCGGGTATCAGCGGGGAGCTCGAAGAGGAGCTCGGCGGCTGGAACGTTGTGGTGGGGCCGCGGGAAGCGAGCCAGATCTCCAAGTTCCTGAGGGCCTTCAAGCCCCAGTAG
- the acsB gene encoding acetyl-CoA decarbonylase/synthase complex subunit alpha/beta: MSRLVAFAAIQGAYNIVSKAEGKFKTAMDKYGANQPLAFPNTAYYLPVIYSVLGIKVEKLADAEQVLNRCKSLLPPHIKDKIYVPYLGHTLDAGMAAILAEEVAEAIRYVEDPDFYLPSEDCDVERGRIWLGAADDTVLRKRGIEFVDGRAPGFAAIVGAAPNPQIAKEIAEDYQKKNLYVFMCANQSGTTFSEQLIEAGVQIGWSTRLVPFGPDISAAVFALGFANRAAMAFGGVQPGDYATVLKYNKDRVFAFVNALGEVNAEWAANAAGAINWGFPTIADTDIPEILPTGVCTYEHVVSSVPYDKMTARSIEVRGLKLTVAEIPVPVAYGPAFEGERVRRDDVYLECGGGKTPCCELVQIADMNTIEDGRVEVIGPDIKDVKPGSRLPLAVTVQIGGRKMQEDYEPILERQIHHLVNYAQGLMHIGQRDIAWYRISKQAVDKGFTLEHIGKILHAKFHQDFGAIFDKCQVKIYTDEAKVNEIIPKAQAAYRVRDERIEGMTDEGTETYYSCTLCQSFAPTHVCVISPERTGLCGAYNWLDCKASFEINPTGPNQPVQKGETLDETLGNWKGVNDFVYKASRQSISSYNFYSLVFDPMTTCGCCECIAAVLPLCNGIMTVNRDYTGMTPTGMKFTTLAGVIGGGNVTPGFVGHSKFNVTQRKFVSGDGGIHRLVWMPKILKEEIRDRLEKRGQDIGIPNFVDMIATEENGVTEEEILAFLEKMGHPAVTMDPILG; this comes from the coding sequence ATGTCCAGGTTAGTCGCTTTTGCGGCGATTCAAGGCGCCTATAATATAGTGTCCAAAGCGGAAGGCAAGTTCAAGACGGCGATGGATAAGTACGGAGCCAATCAGCCTTTGGCCTTCCCCAACACGGCATATTATCTGCCGGTCATTTATTCGGTCCTCGGGATCAAGGTCGAGAAGCTCGCGGATGCGGAGCAGGTGTTGAACCGGTGCAAATCGCTGCTGCCTCCGCACATCAAGGACAAGATCTACGTTCCGTATCTCGGGCACACACTCGATGCGGGCATGGCCGCCATTTTGGCCGAGGAGGTGGCGGAGGCGATCCGTTACGTGGAAGACCCCGATTTCTATCTGCCCAGCGAAGATTGCGACGTGGAAAGAGGCCGCATTTGGCTGGGCGCCGCGGACGACACCGTCCTGCGCAAACGTGGGATCGAATTCGTGGACGGCCGCGCACCGGGTTTTGCGGCCATTGTCGGCGCGGCCCCGAATCCGCAGATCGCCAAAGAGATCGCGGAAGACTATCAGAAAAAGAACCTCTATGTGTTCATGTGCGCCAATCAATCCGGGACCACGTTCTCCGAGCAGTTGATCGAGGCCGGAGTCCAGATCGGATGGAGCACGCGCCTGGTACCGTTCGGCCCGGACATCTCCGCGGCGGTTTTCGCCCTCGGGTTCGCCAACCGCGCCGCCATGGCGTTCGGCGGCGTGCAGCCGGGGGACTACGCCACCGTGCTGAAATACAACAAGGACAGGGTGTTCGCATTCGTCAACGCGCTGGGTGAAGTCAACGCGGAATGGGCGGCCAATGCCGCGGGAGCCATCAACTGGGGTTTCCCGACCATCGCCGATACGGACATCCCGGAAATCCTTCCCACCGGCGTTTGCACGTATGAGCACGTCGTATCCAGCGTTCCCTACGACAAAATGACCGCCAGATCCATCGAAGTGCGCGGCCTGAAGCTCACCGTTGCGGAAATTCCGGTGCCCGTAGCGTACGGACCGGCTTTCGAAGGGGAGCGGGTGCGCAGGGACGACGTCTACCTGGAGTGCGGGGGAGGCAAGACCCCGTGCTGTGAGCTCGTGCAGATTGCGGACATGAACACCATCGAGGACGGCAGGGTCGAGGTGATCGGTCCGGACATCAAGGACGTGAAGCCGGGCAGCCGCCTGCCGTTGGCCGTTACCGTGCAGATCGGCGGACGCAAAATGCAGGAAGACTATGAACCCATCCTGGAGCGTCAGATTCATCACCTGGTGAACTATGCGCAGGGGTTGATGCACATCGGCCAAAGGGACATTGCCTGGTATCGCATCAGCAAACAGGCGGTGGACAAGGGCTTCACCCTGGAACACATCGGAAAGATCCTGCACGCCAAGTTCCACCAGGACTTCGGGGCCATTTTCGACAAATGCCAGGTGAAGATCTACACGGACGAAGCAAAGGTGAATGAGATCATTCCCAAGGCCCAGGCCGCATACCGGGTTCGAGACGAGCGCATCGAAGGCATGACGGACGAAGGCACCGAGACCTACTACTCATGCACGCTCTGCCAGTCCTTCGCGCCCACGCACGTCTGCGTGATCAGCCCCGAACGGACGGGGTTGTGCGGCGCCTACAACTGGCTCGACTGCAAGGCCTCCTTCGAGATCAATCCCACCGGCCCGAACCAGCCCGTTCAGAAAGGCGAGACCCTCGATGAAACGCTTGGAAACTGGAAAGGCGTCAATGATTTCGTCTACAAGGCTTCCCGACAGAGCATCTCGAGCTACAACTTCTACAGCCTGGTCTTTGATCCCATGACCACCTGCGGGTGCTGCGAATGCATCGCCGCGGTTCTTCCCCTCTGCAACGGGATCATGACGGTCAACCGCGATTACACGGGGATGACCCCCACCGGGATGAAATTCACCACGCTGGCAGGCGTCATCGGCGGCGGCAACGTGACGCCGGGTTTTGTGGGACACAGTAAGTTCAATGTGACTCAGCGCAAGTTCGTTTCAGGCGACGGCGGCATCCATCGGCTCGTCTGGATGCCCAAGATCCTGAAGGAAGAGATCAGGGATCGCCTGGAGAAGAGAGGCCAGGATATCGGCATTCCCAACTTTGTGGACATGATCGCCACGGAGGAAAACGGGGTCACCGAGGAAGAAATCCTTGCTTTTCTGGAGAAAATGGGACATCCGGCCGTGACCATGGACCCGATTCTGGGGTAG
- the cooS gene encoding anaerobic carbon-monoxide dehydrogenase catalytic subunit, whose translation MSQEEKKEKQLSEVKKSKPLDPKAATTCESTIQMLRRAAADGAETAFNRAAEMKPCPIGAESSCCKHCFMGPCRLNPRDPYSRVGVCGATIDTIAARNFSRMVASGGAAHTDHGMGMLDVFREVVRGNIKGYKIKNEKKLFEVAKSIDIKVDGRSVKDVATDLYTELERTYTQVEGEIPFMKRVPPKTLELWRKAGIVPRGAMREIMEIMHRSHMGVDQDYENIVKQCSRTALADGWGGSMVATELGDIMFGSPEPKKAGVNMGFLKEDQVNIIVHGHEPLLFEAMIVASSDPENLKKAEAAGAKGINLLGMCCSGAEVLGRHGVPHAGNFLSTEPVLATGAVDAMAVDVQCIMTGLNTMSKCYGTRFFTTNRKAMIEGAEHVEFDEHDTEKCTNQIIDMAIERFRNRPVQVEIPQRQDWGIHGFSMEYISYMLGGTFRSSYVPLNDNIINGRIRGVAGVVGCTNPRVKQDYIHVELVKELIKNNVLVVQTGCSQIALAKAGLMKPDAAVLAGDGLQEVCETVGMPPVISLGSCVDNSRILTACAEMVRTGGLGDKLSDLPVAGCAPEYMSEKAICIGQYFVASGVYTVFGVTFPSVEGTKFHKLLFEGLEEQGFGKWGFATDPYDIAHLMIEHIDKKRAALGIKGERERKLFSMEDRRAAEG comes from the coding sequence ATGTCACAAGAGGAGAAGAAGGAAAAACAACTCTCTGAGGTGAAAAAAAGCAAACCGCTCGATCCGAAAGCAGCGACCACGTGCGAGTCGACGATCCAGATGCTGCGGAGGGCGGCTGCAGACGGCGCGGAAACGGCGTTCAACCGTGCCGCCGAGATGAAGCCCTGCCCCATCGGCGCTGAATCGTCGTGCTGTAAGCACTGTTTCATGGGGCCGTGCCGCCTGAACCCGAGAGACCCCTACTCGAGGGTCGGTGTTTGCGGGGCTACCATCGACACCATCGCCGCCCGGAATTTCTCCCGGATGGTGGCCAGCGGCGGCGCCGCTCACACGGACCACGGAATGGGCATGCTGGACGTTTTTCGTGAGGTGGTGAGAGGCAACATCAAGGGCTACAAGATCAAGAACGAGAAGAAGCTGTTCGAGGTAGCCAAGAGCATCGATATCAAGGTGGACGGCCGGAGCGTCAAGGATGTGGCCACTGACCTGTACACCGAATTGGAACGGACCTATACCCAGGTCGAAGGTGAAATCCCGTTCATGAAACGAGTTCCGCCCAAGACCCTGGAGCTCTGGCGAAAAGCCGGCATCGTGCCTCGCGGGGCCATGCGCGAAATCATGGAAATCATGCACCGGTCTCACATGGGCGTCGACCAGGATTATGAAAACATCGTCAAGCAGTGCTCGCGCACCGCGCTCGCCGACGGCTGGGGCGGCTCGATGGTGGCCACGGAGCTCGGCGACATCATGTTCGGCTCGCCCGAACCCAAGAAAGCGGGCGTGAACATGGGCTTTCTCAAGGAAGACCAGGTGAACATCATCGTGCACGGCCACGAACCGCTGCTCTTCGAAGCCATGATTGTGGCGTCCAGCGACCCGGAAAACCTCAAAAAGGCGGAAGCCGCGGGGGCCAAGGGGATCAACCTGCTGGGCATGTGCTGTTCCGGGGCCGAGGTTCTGGGACGTCACGGGGTGCCTCACGCCGGGAATTTCCTGAGCACGGAGCCGGTACTGGCGACCGGGGCGGTGGATGCCATGGCGGTGGACGTTCAGTGCATCATGACGGGGCTCAATACGATGTCCAAATGCTACGGCACCCGGTTTTTCACCACCAATCGCAAAGCCATGATCGAAGGCGCGGAGCACGTCGAATTCGACGAACACGATACGGAAAAGTGCACCAACCAGATCATCGACATGGCCATCGAGCGGTTTCGGAACCGGCCCGTCCAGGTCGAAATACCGCAGCGGCAGGACTGGGGAATCCACGGTTTTTCGATGGAGTACATCAGCTACATGCTGGGTGGGACTTTCCGGAGCTCATACGTGCCGTTGAACGACAACATCATCAACGGGCGCATCCGCGGAGTCGCCGGAGTCGTCGGGTGTACCAATCCTCGAGTGAAACAGGATTACATCCATGTCGAACTGGTGAAGGAACTGATCAAGAACAACGTCCTGGTGGTTCAGACGGGGTGTTCGCAGATCGCCCTGGCCAAGGCGGGTCTGATGAAGCCGGATGCCGCCGTGCTGGCAGGCGACGGGTTGCAGGAAGTGTGCGAAACGGTCGGAATGCCCCCCGTCATCAGCCTCGGGTCCTGCGTGGACAACAGCCGCATCCTGACGGCCTGCGCGGAAATGGTGCGCACGGGCGGGCTGGGCGACAAACTGTCCGATTTGCCGGTGGCCGGGTGCGCTCCCGAGTACATGAGCGAGAAGGCGATCTGCATCGGCCAGTATTTTGTAGCTTCCGGAGTCTACACCGTCTTCGGGGTCACCTTCCCAAGCGTCGAGGGGACCAAGTTCCACAAGCTGCTCTTCGAAGGTCTGGAGGAACAGGGCTTCGGGAAGTGGGGCTTCGCCACCGATCCCTACGACATCGCTCACCTGATGATCGAGCACATCGACAAGAAGCGGGCCGCGCTCGGCATCAAGGGAGAACGCGAGCGCAAGCTCTTCAGCATGGAAGATCGGAGAGCGGCGGAAGGTTAA
- a CDS encoding acetyl-CoA decarbonylase/synthase complex subunit delta: protein MAFQPAKQVYTGAIREVTLGSGDKAVTVGGKKVFPFHSFEGTIPHPPRVAMEVWDKDPSAEWAEAAKAPFLDVLADSAAWARKCVDQYGAEMIVVQTKSADPNGDNKPAEEVAEVVSKVINAVDVPVVIWGVANHEKDTEVMRLTAEKCSDKRLALSPVEEGDYKQVGAACLAYKHVVVASSPIDVNLAKQLNILLGNLGVAGQDIVIDPTTGGLGYGLEYSYSVMERIVQAALTQEDEKLQQPIIANVGNEVWKCKEANLSAEDAPALGDPARRGILMEAVTAVGLLLAGADIVVMRHPDAIKLVKQFIAKMT, encoded by the coding sequence TTGGCTTTCCAACCTGCAAAACAAGTGTATACCGGAGCAATCAGAGAGGTGACTCTGGGGAGCGGTGACAAGGCTGTCACCGTCGGAGGCAAAAAGGTATTTCCTTTTCACTCCTTCGAGGGAACGATTCCTCATCCGCCCAGGGTGGCAATGGAGGTGTGGGACAAAGACCCGAGCGCGGAATGGGCGGAAGCCGCAAAAGCGCCTTTCCTCGATGTTCTGGCGGACTCCGCTGCGTGGGCCAGGAAGTGCGTGGACCAGTATGGAGCGGAGATGATCGTGGTTCAGACCAAGAGTGCGGACCCGAACGGGGACAACAAACCGGCGGAAGAAGTTGCGGAAGTGGTGAGCAAAGTGATCAATGCCGTGGATGTGCCCGTCGTGATCTGGGGAGTGGCCAACCACGAAAAGGATACGGAGGTGATGCGCCTGACGGCGGAAAAATGCAGCGACAAGAGGCTGGCGCTGTCCCCCGTGGAAGAAGGAGACTACAAGCAGGTCGGCGCGGCCTGCCTCGCCTACAAGCATGTGGTCGTGGCGTCTTCGCCGATTGACGTGAATCTTGCCAAGCAGCTCAATATTCTGCTCGGCAACCTGGGCGTCGCCGGTCAGGACATCGTCATCGATCCGACGACGGGCGGCCTCGGGTACGGGCTGGAATACAGCTATTCCGTAATGGAGCGGATCGTCCAGGCGGCCCTGACCCAAGAAGACGAAAAGCTCCAACAGCCGATCATCGCCAACGTGGGCAATGAAGTTTGGAAGTGCAAGGAAGCCAACCTGTCCGCGGAGGACGCCCCCGCGCTGGGGGATCCCGCTCGAAGGGGCATCCTGATGGAAGCCGTCACCGCCGTCGGTCTGCTCCTGGCCGGTGCCGACATCGTGGTGATGCGTCATCCCGATGCCATCAAGCTGGTCAAGCAATTCATTGCTAAAATGACCTAG